One window of Fundidesulfovibrio soli genomic DNA carries:
- a CDS encoding lytic transglycosylase domain-containing protein produces the protein MRTIKRPLLFVLAALVCLLMALPCLAAEKEHVPGEFEFRIPKGIADAQVKLWIQKAATKYGIDRFLLQALVEVESGGDAQAVSPKGAQGLTQIMPGTAQDLGLKDAFDPAANIDAGCRYLKEQIKAFGDVRLALAAYNAGPEAVRRSAGIPPIPETQKYVASVANRYIVLKTGKNLFSFSASAQDLGEKPKK, from the coding sequence ATGCGCACCATCAAACGCCCCCTCCTCTTCGTTTTGGCCGCCCTCGTCTGCCTGCTCATGGCCCTGCCCTGCCTCGCGGCCGAGAAGGAGCACGTCCCCGGGGAATTCGAGTTCCGCATCCCCAAGGGCATTGCGGACGCGCAGGTGAAGCTCTGGATACAGAAGGCCGCAACCAAATACGGAATTGACCGCTTCCTGCTGCAGGCGCTGGTGGAGGTGGAGTCGGGCGGCGACGCCCAGGCCGTGTCGCCCAAGGGCGCCCAGGGGCTGACCCAGATCATGCCCGGCACCGCGCAGGACCTTGGCCTCAAGGACGCGTTCGACCCTGCGGCCAACATCGACGCGGGCTGCCGCTACCTGAAGGAGCAGATCAAGGCCTTCGGGGACGTGAGGCTGGCCCTGGCGGCGTACAACGCCGGACCGGAGGCGGTGCGCAGGAGCGCGGGGATACCGCCCATACCGGAGACGCAGAAGTACGTGGCGTCGGTGGCCAACCGCTACATCGTGCTCAAGACGGGCAAAAACCTGTTCTCGTTCTCCGCCAGCGCCCAGGACCTGGGCGAAAAACCGAAGAAATAG
- a CDS encoding nucleoside recognition domain-containing protein, which yields MNPLIAVVRDAVRVSLDLFKVMVPIIILVKVLQTLGAVDYLAAPVEPLMELVGLPAGLGLAWATAMLSSIYSGLVVFYALAPSMGPLSQAQVTVLGVLMLIAHNLLVEGQVTRRCGLSFFGQNLLRVFGALGCAWILHFILEAGGYLAQPAHILLAPQPQDASLVGWAFGELKNLGWIFLVILALMALMRVLNAVGATRLFEAVLEPFLRLMGIGRKAATVTVIGMTMGLAYGGGLIIHEAQSGKLSRRDIFASVSLMSLSHALIEDTLLLTLIGASPWGTMVARLSFSLVVIAVLARVVPIREDAAPVAEKG from the coding sequence ATGAATCCCCTCATCGCCGTGGTTCGTGACGCGGTCCGCGTCAGCCTGGACCTGTTCAAGGTCATGGTGCCCATCATCATCCTGGTCAAGGTGCTGCAGACCCTGGGCGCGGTGGACTACCTGGCCGCCCCCGTGGAGCCCCTGATGGAGCTGGTGGGCCTGCCCGCCGGGCTGGGCCTGGCCTGGGCCACGGCCATGCTCTCCAGCATCTATTCCGGGCTGGTGGTCTTCTACGCCCTGGCCCCCTCCATGGGGCCGCTCAGCCAGGCCCAGGTCACGGTGCTGGGCGTGCTCATGCTCATCGCCCACAACCTGCTGGTCGAGGGGCAGGTCACCAGGCGCTGCGGCCTGAGCTTCTTCGGCCAGAACCTGCTGCGGGTGTTCGGGGCGCTCGGTTGCGCGTGGATACTGCACTTCATCCTGGAGGCGGGGGGGTACCTCGCCCAGCCCGCGCACATCCTGCTCGCGCCCCAGCCGCAGGACGCCTCACTGGTTGGGTGGGCCTTCGGAGAGCTCAAGAACCTGGGCTGGATCTTCCTGGTCATCCTGGCGCTCATGGCGCTCATGCGCGTGCTCAACGCCGTGGGGGCCACACGGTTGTTCGAGGCCGTGCTGGAGCCCTTCCTGCGGCTCATGGGCATCGGGCGCAAGGCGGCCACGGTCACGGTCATCGGCATGACCATGGGCCTGGCCTACGGCGGCGGGCTCATCATCCACGAGGCCCAGTCCGGCAAGCTCTCCCGGCGCGACATCTTCGCCTCGGTCTCGCTCATGAGCCTCTCCCACGCCCTCATCGAGGATACGCTGCTGCTCACCCTCATCGGCGCGAGCCCCTGGGGCACCATGGTGGCCCGGCTGAGCTTCTCGCTGGTGGTCATCGCGGTGCTGGCCCGGGTGGTGCCCATCCGGGAGGATGCGGCGCCCGTGGCCGAGAAGGGTTGA
- a CDS encoding carboxymuconolactone decarboxylase family protein has translation MKDDLKPKHYEIIRAKHPAYIEAVENLGKAVHGCGPLDSKTLLLVQLGAAAASHSEGSVLSHARRALKAGASLDEIYHALIGLTSTIGFPTVAAAMSWVRKALDED, from the coding sequence ATGAAGGACGACCTCAAGCCCAAGCACTACGAAATCATTCGCGCCAAGCACCCCGCATACATCGAAGCCGTGGAGAACCTGGGCAAGGCCGTGCACGGCTGCGGCCCCCTGGACAGCAAGACCCTCCTGCTCGTCCAGCTGGGTGCGGCCGCCGCCAGCCACTCCGAAGGCTCCGTGCTCTCCCACGCCCGCCGCGCCCTGAAGGCCGGGGCCAGCCTGGACGAAATCTACCACGCCCTCATCGGCCTGACCTCCACCATCGGCTTCCCCACCGTGGCCGCCGCCATGAGCTGGGTGCGCAAGGCCCTCGACGAGGATTAG
- a CDS encoding response regulator, with product MLVAEDTPVMRELICGLLEPLELGRLLQAASGQDAWELLESGGVDVVVADWLMPGMNGLELLDRMRGDDRFAAVPFIMVTGVPDKRVLGQCGAYPATDCILKPVDGSELKRKLLKALGRPRS from the coding sequence GTGCTGGTGGCCGAGGACACTCCCGTCATGCGCGAGCTCATCTGCGGGCTGCTCGAACCGCTGGAGCTCGGCAGGCTGCTGCAGGCCGCAAGCGGCCAGGATGCCTGGGAGCTGCTGGAATCCGGCGGCGTTGACGTGGTGGTCGCCGACTGGCTCATGCCCGGCATGAACGGCCTGGAACTGCTGGACCGGATGCGCGGGGACGACCGCTTCGCGGCGGTCCCCTTCATCATGGTCACCGGCGTGCCGGACAAGCGCGTGCTCGGCCAGTGCGGGGCCTATCCCGCCACGGACTGCATCCTCAAGCCTGTGGACGGCTCGGAGCTCAAGCGCAAGCTGCTCAAGGCCCTGGGACGCCCCCGCAGCTAG
- the gap gene encoding type I glyceraldehyde-3-phosphate dehydrogenase gives MAIKIGVNGFGRIGRYLTRLLAVDKDIEIAVINARASNADLARLLKYDSVHRTFHGEVGTWEDGITVCGKKIQVTRCNAGEWKWGELGIDYVAETTGKFTEREKSAHHLQCGAKKVIISAPAKNPDCTVVMGVNEHVYDPAAHAIISSASCTTNCLAPVVKVLNDALGIKHGLMTTIHSYTMSQRILDGSHKDPRRARAACVSMIPTTTGAARATTVVLPELAGKLDGYSIRVPTPDGSIVDLVCEVSKSTTVEEVNALLKSKASEAMGYTEEPLVSVDYLGDTHGGVVDGPLTAVMDGTMVKVVIWYDNEAGFTNQFARLVKLVVSKG, from the coding sequence ATGGCGATCAAGATTGGCGTGAACGGATTCGGACGCATCGGGCGGTACCTCACCCGTCTCCTGGCCGTCGACAAGGACATCGAAATCGCGGTCATCAACGCCCGCGCCTCCAACGCCGACCTGGCCCGCCTCCTCAAGTACGACTCCGTGCACCGCACCTTCCACGGCGAAGTGGGCACCTGGGAGGACGGCATCACCGTCTGCGGCAAAAAGATCCAGGTCACCCGCTGCAACGCGGGCGAGTGGAAGTGGGGCGAGCTCGGCATCGACTACGTGGCCGAGACCACCGGCAAGTTCACCGAGCGGGAGAAGTCCGCGCACCACCTCCAGTGCGGCGCGAAAAAGGTCATCATCTCCGCGCCCGCCAAGAACCCGGACTGCACCGTGGTCATGGGCGTGAACGAGCACGTCTACGACCCCGCCGCCCACGCCATCATCTCCTCCGCGTCCTGCACCACCAACTGCCTGGCCCCCGTGGTCAAGGTGCTCAACGACGCCCTGGGCATCAAGCACGGCCTGATGACCACCATCCACTCCTACACCATGAGCCAGCGCATTCTGGACGGCTCCCACAAGGATCCGCGCCGCGCCCGCGCCGCCTGCGTCTCCATGATCCCCACCACCACCGGCGCGGCTCGCGCCACCACCGTGGTGCTGCCGGAGCTGGCTGGCAAGCTGGACGGCTACTCCATCCGCGTCCCGACCCCCGACGGCTCCATCGTGGACCTGGTCTGCGAAGTCTCCAAGTCCACCACCGTGGAGGAGGTCAACGCGCTGCTCAAGTCCAAGGCCAGCGAGGCCATGGGCTACACCGAGGAGCCCCTGGTCTCCGTGGACTACCTGGGCGACACCCACGGCGGCGTGGTGGACGGCCCCCTGACCGCGGTCATGGACGGCACCATGGTCAAAGTGGTCATCTGGTACGACAACGAGGCCGGGTTCACCAACCAGTTCGCCCGCCTGGTCAAACTGGTCGTCTCCAAGGGCTAA
- a CDS encoding PAS domain-containing hybrid sensor histidine kinase/response regulator encodes MKHAPKAAIPQDAPAPSACAAAREGMFEAMFRGHVSAMFLLDPDTMQVLDANQSALDFYGWKQGALGGITLASFCMNGAACHEATSSVCRSAGGRVAVCKHRLGTGEIRDVDLRVSRIRTDQGEVLFAVVSDISGRTQAEQALRDSEARFRSISESVMEGIFQASPEGGFQWVNPAFARMLGYASPADAAGRTCVMLNPPVEAGEGFGGFLARAAARGDRREVRLQREDGLPIWVSVHVWAQRGEGGRVLRYEGVAEDVTARRQAEAERMLLVAAVEQAVEGIAVTGAKWSVEYVNPAFSAVTGLGRSEALGRPLFGLFLGARPPLPGQEIAAALAEGREWTGIINQVRPGGHCFTAETTFSPIRDASGQVSNAVLHLRDVSYQERLEKRLRRAQKLEAVGTLAGGIAHDFNNILTPILLNAELGMQLLEPGDILRKPLEDIIKAGGRARQLIKQILAFSRRGSLRSTRLALAPLVRETIELMRPTLPADVEATFDEGPEPLSVMADPSLVHQMLSNLMDNALHAMRGRGGSLSVALARHEAHGGDPSGDTALAPGEYALLTVGDTGHGMDASLLEKIFVPFFTTKRPGEGTGMGLATVHGIVRSLGGAVRAESELGRGSLFRVYLPLAPQQAGAAPSPGCSAGAATGAVGRRALVVDAQAFSRQALAMTLREIGFKVTSMRDASKALDVFARVPARFDAVLAGENLHGMSGWEFLAACRRVREQARLVLLTDQAEDGPGAAVADAVLAKPVSRSQLARALGQPLDAGGSPPCRVAGRGSP; translated from the coding sequence ATGAAGCACGCGCCCAAGGCCGCCATCCCGCAGGACGCCCCCGCCCCATCCGCCTGCGCCGCCGCGCGCGAGGGCATGTTCGAGGCCATGTTCCGGGGCCACGTCTCAGCGATGTTCCTGCTCGACCCCGATACCATGCAGGTCCTGGATGCCAACCAGTCCGCCCTTGATTTCTACGGGTGGAAGCAGGGCGCGCTGGGCGGGATCACCCTGGCCAGCTTCTGCATGAACGGGGCCGCCTGCCACGAGGCCACCAGCAGCGTGTGCCGGTCCGCGGGCGGGCGGGTGGCGGTCTGCAAACACAGGCTGGGCACCGGCGAGATCCGCGACGTGGACCTGCGGGTCTCGCGCATCAGGACGGACCAGGGCGAGGTGCTCTTCGCGGTGGTGTCCGACATCTCTGGCCGGACCCAGGCGGAGCAGGCCCTGCGCGACTCCGAGGCGCGTTTCCGCAGCATCTCCGAGAGCGTGATGGAGGGCATCTTCCAGGCTTCGCCCGAGGGCGGCTTCCAGTGGGTCAATCCGGCCTTCGCCAGGATGCTCGGCTATGCGAGCCCGGCGGATGCGGCAGGGCGGACCTGCGTGATGCTCAATCCCCCCGTTGAGGCGGGCGAGGGCTTCGGCGGCTTCCTGGCCCGCGCCGCCGCAAGGGGGGACCGCAGGGAGGTCCGCCTGCAGCGTGAGGACGGTCTGCCCATCTGGGTCTCGGTGCACGTCTGGGCCCAGCGGGGCGAAGGCGGGCGGGTGCTGCGCTACGAGGGCGTGGCCGAGGACGTCACGGCCCGCAGGCAGGCCGAGGCCGAAAGGATGCTGCTGGTGGCCGCCGTGGAGCAGGCCGTGGAGGGCATCGCCGTCACCGGGGCGAAATGGTCCGTGGAGTACGTCAACCCGGCCTTTTCGGCCGTCACGGGCCTTGGGCGCAGCGAGGCGCTGGGCCGCCCCCTGTTCGGGCTGTTCCTGGGCGCGCGCCCGCCCCTGCCCGGGCAGGAGATCGCCGCCGCGCTGGCCGAAGGCCGCGAGTGGACGGGCATCATCAACCAGGTGCGTCCCGGCGGGCACTGCTTCACCGCGGAGACGACCTTCAGCCCCATCCGCGACGCCTCCGGCCAGGTGAGCAACGCCGTGCTGCACCTGCGCGACGTGAGCTACCAGGAGCGGCTGGAGAAGCGCCTGCGCCGCGCCCAGAAGCTTGAGGCCGTGGGCACACTGGCCGGGGGCATAGCCCACGATTTCAACAACATCCTCACGCCCATCCTGCTCAACGCCGAGCTGGGCATGCAGCTGCTCGAACCGGGGGACATCCTGCGCAAGCCCCTGGAAGACATCATCAAGGCCGGGGGCAGGGCCAGGCAGCTCATCAAGCAGATCCTGGCCTTCAGCCGCCGTGGCAGCCTGCGCTCCACCCGCCTGGCCCTGGCCCCGCTGGTGCGCGAAACCATCGAGCTGATGCGGCCCACGCTGCCCGCAGACGTTGAGGCCACCTTCGACGAAGGCCCCGAGCCGTTGTCCGTCATGGCCGACCCGAGCCTGGTGCACCAGATGCTCTCCAACCTGATGGACAACGCCCTGCACGCCATGCGGGGGCGCGGGGGCTCCCTGTCGGTCGCCCTGGCCCGGCACGAGGCCCACGGGGGCGATCCCTCCGGGGACACCGCCCTGGCCCCGGGGGAATACGCCCTGCTGACCGTGGGAGACACCGGCCACGGCATGGACGCCTCCCTGCTGGAGAAGATTTTCGTTCCGTTCTTCACCACCAAGCGCCCGGGTGAGGGTACGGGCATGGGCCTGGCCACCGTCCACGGCATCGTCCGCTCCCTGGGCGGCGCGGTGCGGGCGGAGAGCGAACTGGGGCGCGGCAGCCTGTTCAGGGTCTACCTGCCGCTGGCCCCGCAACAGGCCGGAGCAGCGCCGTCCCCGGGATGCTCCGCGGGGGCCGCGACTGGCGCGGTCGGCCGCCGCGCGCTGGTGGTGGACGCCCAGGCCTTCTCGCGCCAGGCCCTGGCCATGACCCTGCGGGAGATCGGGTTCAAGGTCACCAGCATGCGCGACGCGTCCAAGGCCCTGGACGTGTTCGCGCGGGTGCCGGCCCGCTTCGACGCGGTTCTGGCGGGTGAGAATCTGCACGGCATGTCCGGCTGGGAGTTCCTGGCCGCCTGCCGCCGCGTGCGGGAGCAGGCCCGGCTGGTGCTGCTGACCGACCAGGCCGAGGACGGGCCCGGCGCGGCGGTGGCCGACGCGGTGCTGGCCAAGCCGGTGTCGCGTTCCCAACTGGCCCGCGCCCTGGGCCAGCCCCTGGATGCGGGGGGCTCCCCCCCGTGCCGAGTTGCTGGCCGAGGCAGCCCTTGA
- a CDS encoding AraC family transcriptional regulator, whose product MRKTPPCASVFRRDPELGFLEWRSSLIQGAPFGVHTHDTVSVAVVRGGSYALSCRGETRAAGPGSAVFFPAEEPHSCNPLPGEAMDYRKYYLAPVWFEALRLELAGEPAAPPAWSILKDGAARPAVVSDQGSAVAFAALARALEGEAAAGEKLALLREALARLLRAPAYFMGEGEPTAEREAVSAVVRAISRDPAETIRLEELAEASGLTPSHLLRVFRRSRGLTPHAFQNQLRVNLAKRLLAGGEPIAQVALEAGFVDQSHLNRVFRRYMGATPRQYLLGARP is encoded by the coding sequence ATGCGCAAGACCCCTCCCTGCGCCTCGGTGTTCCGGCGCGACCCGGAGCTTGGCTTCCTGGAGTGGCGCAGCTCGCTCATCCAGGGCGCGCCCTTCGGGGTTCACACGCACGACACGGTCTCCGTGGCCGTGGTGCGCGGGGGGAGCTACGCCCTGAGCTGCCGGGGCGAGACCCGGGCGGCCGGGCCGGGCTCGGCGGTGTTCTTCCCGGCGGAGGAGCCGCACTCCTGCAATCCCCTGCCGGGCGAGGCCATGGACTACCGCAAGTATTACCTGGCCCCGGTCTGGTTCGAGGCCCTGCGCCTGGAGCTGGCCGGGGAGCCCGCCGCGCCCCCCGCCTGGAGCATCCTGAAGGACGGGGCCGCGCGCCCGGCCGTGGTCAGCGACCAGGGTTCGGCCGTGGCCTTCGCGGCCCTGGCCCGCGCACTGGAAGGGGAAGCGGCGGCCGGCGAGAAGCTCGCCCTGCTGCGCGAGGCGCTTGCGAGGCTGTTGCGCGCGCCAGCGTACTTCATGGGCGAGGGGGAGCCCACGGCGGAGCGCGAGGCCGTGAGCGCGGTGGTGCGGGCCATCTCCCGCGACCCGGCGGAGACCATCCGCCTGGAAGAGCTGGCCGAGGCCTCCGGCCTGACCCCGAGCCACCTGCTGCGGGTGTTCAGGCGCTCGCGCGGGCTGACCCCGCACGCCTTCCAGAACCAGCTGCGCGTGAACCTGGCCAAGCGCCTGCTGGCCGGGGGCGAGCCCATCGCCCAGGTCGCCCTGGAGGCCGGATTCGTGGACCAGAGCCACCTGAACAGGGTGTTCAGGCGCTACATGGGGGCCACGCCGAGGCAGTATCTGTTGGGGGCAAGGCCGTAA
- a CDS encoding magnesium transporter CorA family protein yields the protein MITIYGPGCTILDDPDGACEGCWIDLIEPRSEDISRAARMADVDEKLLRHALDMHERPRIEVDDDATLVVIRTPHIEQNGDQRRYSTVPMGILFTRANVVTVCQIEDESLTHILSISRSAPDGFKQERCLCNIVKHVTMLYMHHLKAISANIQEVERDLAESPSNDDLKFLLNLRKAVTYFHAALKNNDLIIDRIARKGLAVCNSYKLMFSEDDLDIFDDALIDIRQGIYMSKIFSEVLDSTANVYSSVISNNVNQIMKILTSLTVILMVPTLITSMYGMNIPLPLQEAEHAFGVVGLVSILITSGVILFLRFRRLL from the coding sequence ATGATCACAATCTACGGACCAGGATGCACCATCCTGGACGACCCGGACGGAGCCTGCGAGGGCTGCTGGATCGATCTCATCGAGCCCCGTTCGGAAGACATATCGCGGGCGGCGCGCATGGCCGACGTGGACGAGAAGCTCCTCCGCCACGCCCTGGACATGCACGAGCGGCCGCGCATCGAGGTGGACGACGACGCCACCCTGGTGGTCATCCGCACCCCGCACATCGAGCAGAACGGGGACCAGCGGCGCTATTCCACCGTGCCCATGGGCATCCTCTTCACGCGGGCCAACGTGGTCACGGTCTGCCAGATCGAGGACGAGTCCCTCACCCACATCCTGAGCATCAGCAGGAGCGCGCCGGACGGCTTCAAGCAGGAGCGCTGCCTCTGCAACATCGTCAAGCACGTGACCATGCTCTATATGCACCACCTCAAGGCGATCTCCGCCAATATCCAGGAGGTGGAGCGCGACCTGGCGGAATCGCCCTCCAACGACGACCTCAAGTTCCTGCTGAACCTGCGCAAGGCCGTGACGTATTTCCACGCGGCCCTGAAGAACAACGACCTCATCATCGACAGGATCGCGCGCAAGGGCCTGGCCGTGTGCAACAGCTACAAGCTCATGTTCTCCGAGGACGACCTGGACATCTTCGACGACGCCCTCATCGACATCCGCCAGGGCATCTACATGTCCAAGATCTTCTCGGAGGTCCTGGATTCGACGGCCAACGTCTACTCCTCGGTCATCTCCAACAACGTCAACCAGATCATGAAGATCCTGACCTCGCTGACGGTCATCCTCATGGTCCCCACGCTCATCACCAGCATGTACGGCATGAACATCCCCCTGCCGCTGCAGGAGGCGGAGCACGCCTTCGGGGTCGTGGGGCTGGTGTCCATCCTCATCACGAGCGGGGTCATCCTGTTCCTGCGTTTCAGAAGGTTGCTGTAG
- the fba gene encoding class II fructose-1,6-bisphosphate aldolase, with protein MPLVSPKEMFEKAYAGGYAVGAFNVNNMEIVQGIISAGNQERSPLILQVSAGARKYAGENYIMKLMEAAMQDTDLPVVLHLDHGQNFDICKKVIDAGFTSVMIDGSHLNFEENIALTKQVAECAHAQGVYVEAELGRLAGVEDEVSSEHSVYTDPDQAVEFVERTGCDSLAIAIGTSHGAYKFKGEAKLDFERLEKIGKLMPGYPLVLHGSSSVPQEFVKMANEHGGKVGSARGVPEEMLRRAASGPVCKINIDTDIRLAMTAVIRKYFDENPEHFDPRQYLGPARDAVRDMVAHKIRNVLGCSGKA; from the coding sequence ATGCCATTGGTATCGCCCAAAGAGATGTTCGAGAAAGCCTATGCTGGCGGCTACGCCGTCGGCGCGTTCAACGTCAACAACATGGAGATCGTCCAGGGCATCATCTCCGCAGGCAACCAGGAGCGCTCCCCGCTCATCCTCCAGGTCTCGGCCGGGGCGCGCAAGTACGCGGGCGAGAACTACATCATGAAGCTCATGGAAGCCGCCATGCAGGATACCGACTTGCCCGTGGTGCTCCACCTGGACCACGGCCAGAACTTCGACATCTGCAAGAAGGTCATCGACGCGGGCTTCACCTCAGTGATGATCGACGGCTCCCACCTGAACTTCGAGGAGAACATCGCCCTGACCAAGCAGGTGGCGGAATGCGCCCACGCCCAAGGCGTGTACGTGGAGGCCGAGCTGGGCCGCCTGGCCGGAGTCGAGGACGAGGTCAGCTCCGAGCACAGCGTCTACACCGACCCGGACCAGGCCGTGGAGTTCGTGGAGCGCACCGGCTGCGACTCCCTGGCCATCGCCATCGGCACCAGCCACGGGGCCTACAAGTTCAAGGGCGAGGCCAAGCTGGACTTCGAGCGCCTGGAGAAGATCGGCAAGCTCATGCCCGGCTATCCCCTGGTGCTGCACGGCTCCTCCTCGGTGCCCCAGGAGTTCGTGAAGATGGCCAACGAGCACGGCGGCAAGGTGGGCAGCGCCAGGGGCGTGCCGGAGGAGATGCTGCGCCGCGCCGCCTCCGGCCCGGTGTGCAAGATCAACATCGACACCGACATCCGGCTGGCCATGACAGCCGTGATCCGCAAATATTTCGACGAGAACCCCGAGCACTTCGACCCCAGGCAGTACCTTGGCCCCGCCCGCGACGCCGTGCGCGACATGGTGGCCCACAAGATCAGGAACGTCCTGGGCTGCTCGGGCAAGGCCTAG
- a CDS encoding sensor domain-containing diguanylate cyclase, with protein sequence MKSAGKTKEQLVREIAELQLRVNGLERAWAMVRDSEERYRRLLESVTDYVYTVKVEDGRAVGTTHGAGCTRLTGYSPDEFERDPLLWLGMVSEEDRPAVLEQAGKILRGEDAMPLEHRILRKDGTLLWVRNTTVVRRDAFGRVAFYDGIIQDVTASKGVEAKAMHDAQHDPLTMLPNRPLMLCRLAALIDAARRAGDKVAVLFVDLDNFKPVNDTLGHAVGDEVLREAAARLQGVVRSTDTVARVGGDEFVVLLGRQRGGAGAAEVARKLVVAFARPYESLEGAAGPGASVGVSLYPDDGADPSTLIRRADEAMYYVKNHQRGSFAFASSLTRLNLPGPDDA encoded by the coding sequence ATGAAGAGCGCCGGCAAGACGAAAGAGCAGTTGGTGCGGGAGATTGCGGAGCTCCAGCTGCGCGTGAACGGGCTCGAGCGCGCCTGGGCCATGGTGCGCGACTCCGAGGAGCGCTACCGCAGGCTTCTGGAGTCCGTGACGGACTACGTCTACACCGTGAAGGTGGAGGACGGCCGCGCCGTGGGCACCACGCACGGGGCGGGCTGCACCCGCCTGACCGGCTACTCCCCCGACGAGTTCGAGCGCGACCCCCTGCTCTGGCTGGGCATGGTCAGCGAGGAGGACCGCCCCGCGGTGCTGGAGCAGGCCGGGAAAATCCTGCGCGGCGAGGACGCCATGCCCCTGGAGCACCGCATCCTGCGCAAGGACGGCACGCTGCTCTGGGTGCGCAACACCACCGTGGTGCGCCGCGACGCCTTCGGCCGCGTGGCCTTCTACGACGGCATCATCCAGGACGTGACCGCCTCCAAGGGCGTCGAGGCCAAGGCCATGCACGACGCCCAGCACGATCCCCTGACCATGCTCCCCAACCGGCCCCTCATGCTCTGCAGGCTGGCCGCGCTCATCGACGCCGCCAGGCGCGCGGGCGACAAGGTGGCCGTGCTCTTCGTGGATCTGGACAACTTCAAGCCCGTCAACGACACCCTGGGCCACGCGGTGGGCGACGAGGTGCTCAGGGAGGCGGCCGCCCGCCTGCAGGGCGTGGTCCGCTCCACGGACACCGTGGCCCGCGTGGGCGGGGACGAGTTCGTGGTGCTGCTGGGCCGCCAACGCGGCGGGGCGGGCGCGGCCGAGGTGGCCCGCAAGCTGGTGGTTGCGTTCGCCAGGCCCTATGAGAGCCTGGAAGGGGCCGCCGGGCCCGGAGCCAGCGTGGGCGTGAGCCTCTATCCCGACGACGGGGCCGACCCCTCCACCCTGATCCGCAGGGCAGACGAGGCCATGTATTACGTCAAGAACCACCAGCGCGGCAGCTTCGCCTTCGCCTCCAGCCTGACGCGCCTGAACCTCCCGGGGCCGGACGACGCATGA